Genomic DNA from Thiosocius teredinicola:
ACGTTTGCCTTCTTCTTTGGCTTTGTCACGAGCCTCTTCGACGATCATCGCAGCCTGCTTTTCGGCATTGGCTTTGATTTCGGCGGCCTGTTGTTTGGCTTTGTGCAACTCTTCAGTGGCACGTTCCTGCGCGAGCTGTTGCTCGTGCTGACCGCGTTCTGCGGCAGCCAGGCCTTCAGCGATCTTGGCTTTACGCTCGTCCATCGCTTTGACCAGCGGGGGCCAGACATACTTCATGGTGAACCAAACGAACACCGCGAAGGACACCAGCTGGGCAATAAGTGTCAGGTTGATATTCATCCCGAAACCTCGTTAAGACGAGTTGAAACAGTTCGTATCCGTTAAAGGGCGAACAGTACGTACATGCCAAGACCCACAGCGATCATCGGCACGGCGTCGGTCAGACCCATAACGATGAAGAACTGGGTACGCAGCATGGGGATGAGTTCCGGCTGACGAGCAGCACCTTCCAAGAAGCGACCACCGAGGACGCCGATACCGATGGCGGCACCGACCGCGCCCAGGCCCAACATGAGCGCCGCAGCGATGACCAGCAGAGCTTGTGCCATTTCCATGAT
This window encodes:
- the atpE gene encoding F0F1 ATP synthase subunit C, whose translation is MEMAQALLVIAAALMLGLGAVGAAIGIGVLGGRFLEGAARQPELIPMLRTQFFIVMGLTDAVPMIAVGLGMYVLFAL
- a CDS encoding F0F1 ATP synthase subunit B, with translation MNINLTLIAQLVSFAVFVWFTMKYVWPPLVKAMDERKAKIAEGLAAAERGQHEQQLAQERATEELHKAKQQAAEIKANAEKQAAMIVEEARDKAKEEGKRQLAAAQAEIEQETNKAREVLRSKVAELAVMGAEKILRKEINADAHKDIVESVANQI